The following are encoded in a window of Roseimaritima ulvae genomic DNA:
- a CDS encoding SlyX family protein: MSDADRITELEIQLAHQQRITEQLNEVLTEQNKVIDGLTRRLQALDNQVRQLRERPQAEPDMLDEKPPHY; this comes from the coding sequence GTGTCCGACGCAGATCGCATTACCGAACTGGAAATCCAGCTGGCCCATCAACAGCGGATTACCGAGCAATTAAATGAAGTCCTGACCGAGCAGAACAAGGTCATCGACGGCCTCACGCGACGTCTTCAAGCCCTCGACAATCAAGTCCGGCAATTGCGAGAGCGACCGCAAGCCGAACCCGACATGCTGGACGAGAAGCCACCGCACTACTAG